CCGCGTCACCAACGGCCCCTGGGAAGGCCGCATCTGGATTCTCCGGGGGGAACTCATTGACGCAGAAACGGAAGGCCTCGTCGGTGAAGAAGCCTTCGCCCACATTCTCAGTTGGAAAAGCGGCACGTTCGAACAGTTGCCACCCGATCCGGATCGCCCCCAACGGATCTTCAAATCCTGCAACGCCCTCCTGCTGGAAACGGCCCAGGCGATGGACGAATCGGGCACGGGAACCGAACCGCCCGGGGAACCCGAAATCCCGTCACCGCCGCCCCCTTTGGAACAAATTGCGCGGATGGAAAGGGTCAGCGCCGTCCTCCGTTTTGCCAGCGACCCGGCCGGGCCATGGGAGGGTCGCGGGATCGAATACCCGGAGCAGGTGCGCCGGTGGGCGCAGCATACCCTCGACCGCTACCAACGGCTGGGGGAGAAACTCGCCGTGGGACCGCTGGAACAGGTCCAGGGCTGGAGCTGGCAGCAACATGTGGGCCTGGCGCCCCTGCCCGACGGGGGATTGATGGTGGAATGGCACGGGCGAATCGCACCCGACCGTGCCCGCGAACAACTCCGCAAGGCCGTTGCGTTGTTGCAGCCATGAAGTGGATCCGAAACCACCCGGCACCCTTGCGTCCCCTGCCCGCCGGCAGCTTCACGGTGGATCGCAACGGGCACCTGCTCGCCTCCACCCTCCCCTCGGACTACCCGGTCAGCCTGCTGCGCGAGATTGCCCAGCCCTTGCTGGCCACATTCCGCGAGGCCCGCGACGCCGGTCTGGTGGTAACCGATTTGGTGGTGCATTTTCAGGGACTCAAAATCACGGCACGGGAACTGCGGGGCGGCGCCCTGGTTTTCGTCTTCCCGCAGACGCCCTTCACTACGCCGGCCTGAATCCCGGAGGGACCTATGGCTAGCAAACAGCTCGACCAGCTCATCCAGGAAATGGAAAACTATTGCGAGTGCTGGA
Above is a window of Limisphaera ngatamarikiensis DNA encoding:
- a CDS encoding response regulator, with the translated sequence MQTRPKVLLVDDDPDLLELYRELLARLPSNPEIRTANTGLKALAFLEEEPFHLFLCDLKMPKMDGLQVLAVVRRKYPQLRTVALTALTDESLRSRVYALGVDLYWQKPANEREVQLFLDSLESLLSREASGGFRGVQSKSLVDLLQLECLSQNSTVLRVTNGPWEGRIWILRGELIDAETEGLVGEEAFAHILSWKSGTFEQLPPDPDRPQRIFKSCNALLLETAQAMDESGTGTEPPGEPEIPSPPPPLEQIARMERVSAVLRFASDPAGPWEGRGIEYPEQVRRWAQHTLDRYQRLGEKLAVGPLEQVQGWSWQQHVGLAPLPDGGLMVEWHGRIAPDRAREQLRKAVALLQP